The following coding sequences lie in one Pseudomonas svalbardensis genomic window:
- the rpsC gene encoding 30S ribosomal protein S3 has translation MGQKVHPIGIRLGIVKEHTSVWYADGRTYADYLFADLKVREYLQDKLKSASVSRIDIHRPAQTARITIHTARPGIVIGKKGEDVEKLRQDLTKQMGVPVHINIEEIRKPELDGMLVAQSVAQQLERRVMFRRAMKRAVQNAMRIGAKGIKIQVSGRLGGAEIARTEWYREGRVPLHTLRADIDYANYEAHTTYGVIGVKVWIFKGEVIGGRQEELKPQAPAPRKKAAK, from the coding sequence ATGGGTCAGAAAGTACATCCCATTGGCATTCGCCTGGGAATCGTCAAGGAGCACACCTCCGTCTGGTACGCAGACGGTCGGACTTATGCGGACTATTTGTTCGCTGATCTGAAGGTGCGCGAGTATCTCCAAGACAAACTAAAAAGCGCGTCCGTAAGCCGTATCGATATCCATCGTCCGGCTCAGACTGCACGTATCACCATCCACACCGCTCGTCCAGGTATCGTTATCGGGAAGAAAGGTGAAGATGTTGAGAAACTGCGTCAGGACCTGACCAAGCAAATGGGTGTGCCTGTGCACATCAATATCGAAGAGATCCGCAAGCCGGAACTCGACGGTATGCTGGTTGCGCAGAGCGTAGCTCAGCAGCTGGAGCGTCGCGTAATGTTCCGTCGCGCTATGAAGCGCGCTGTTCAGAACGCCATGCGCATTGGTGCCAAAGGCATCAAAATCCAAGTGAGCGGTCGTCTCGGCGGTGCTGAAATCGCACGTACTGAATGGTATCGCGAAGGTCGTGTGCCACTGCACACCCTGCGTGCCGACATCGACTATGCCAACTACGAAGCTCACACCACTTACGGTGTGATCGGTGTAAAGGTTTGGATCTTCAAAGGCGAAGTAATTGGTGGTCGCCAAGAAGAACTGAAACCACAAGCACCAGCGCCTCGTAAAAAAGCTGCTAAGTAA
- the rplD gene encoding 50S ribosomal protein L4, whose amino-acid sequence MQLNVNDAQAIEVSELTFGGEFNETLVHQAVVAYMAGGRQGSKQQKTRSDVRGGGKRPWRQKGTGRARAGTIRSPIWRGGGTTFAARPQDHTQKLNKKMYRAAMRSILAELVRTDRLVVVQDFAVDAPKTKDLLNKLTGMGLTDVLIVSEVVDQNLYLAARNLPHVDVRDVQGSDPVSLIAYDKVLITVSAVKKFEELLG is encoded by the coding sequence ATGCAATTAAATGTAAATGACGCTCAAGCGATCGAAGTTTCCGAACTGACATTTGGCGGCGAATTCAACGAGACGCTGGTTCACCAAGCAGTCGTGGCCTACATGGCCGGCGGCCGTCAAGGTAGCAAGCAGCAAAAGACCCGTTCCGACGTTCGTGGTGGCGGTAAGCGCCCATGGCGTCAGAAAGGTACTGGCCGTGCTCGTGCCGGTACTATCCGTAGCCCAATCTGGCGTGGCGGCGGTACCACTTTCGCAGCTCGTCCTCAGGATCACACTCAGAAGCTGAACAAGAAGATGTATCGCGCAGCAATGCGTTCCATCCTTGCTGAGCTGGTGCGTACTGATCGTCTGGTTGTGGTTCAGGACTTCGCTGTTGATGCACCGAAGACCAAAGATCTGCTGAACAAACTGACCGGCATGGGCCTGACTGACGTCTTGATCGTGTCTGAAGTGGTTGATCAGAACCTGTACCTGGCTGCTCGTAACCTGCCACACGTTGATGTACGTGACGTGCAAGGTTCCGATCCAGTTAGTCTGATCGCATACGACAAGGTGTTGATCACCGTGTCGGCCGTGAAGAAATTCGAGGAGCTGCTGGGATGA
- the rplE gene encoding 50S ribosomal protein L5, whose protein sequence is MARLKEIYWKEIAPKLKEELKLSNVMEVPRVTKITLNMGLGEAVGDKKVIEHAVADLEKITGQKVVVTYARKSIAGFKVREGWPIGVKVTLRRERMYEFLDRLLSISLPRVRDFRGLNAKSFDGRGNYSMGVKEQIIFPEIDYDKIDALRGLDITLTTTAKNDDEGRALLRAFKFPFRN, encoded by the coding sequence ATGGCACGACTAAAAGAGATTTACTGGAAGGAAATCGCACCGAAGCTTAAGGAAGAACTTAAGCTTTCGAACGTGATGGAAGTTCCACGCGTTACAAAAATCACCCTGAACATGGGTCTGGGCGAAGCGGTCGGTGACAAAAAAGTCATCGAGCACGCTGTTGCCGACCTGGAAAAGATCACCGGCCAGAAAGTCGTTGTGACCTACGCTCGGAAATCCATCGCTGGCTTTAAAGTCCGTGAAGGTTGGCCGATCGGCGTCAAAGTGACCCTGCGTCGTGAGCGTATGTACGAGTTCCTGGATCGTCTGCTGTCGATCTCCCTGCCTCGGGTTCGCGACTTCCGCGGCCTGAATGCCAAGTCCTTCGATGGTCGTGGTAACTACAGCATGGGCGTTAAAGAGCAGATCATCTTCCCGGAAATCGACTACGACAAGATCGATGCTCTCCGCGGTCTGGACATTACCCTGACCACCACTGCCAAGAACGATGATGAAGGTCGCGCCCTGTTGCGTGCTTTCAAATTCCCGTTCCGCAACTGA
- the rpmC gene encoding 50S ribosomal protein L29, which yields MKANELREKSAQQLNEQLLGLLRDQFNLRMQKATGQLGQSHLLSQVKRDIARVKTVLNQQAGK from the coding sequence ATGAAAGCGAATGAACTTCGTGAAAAATCCGCACAGCAGCTGAACGAGCAACTGCTCGGCCTGCTGCGCGACCAGTTCAATCTGCGTATGCAGAAAGCAACTGGCCAGTTGGGGCAGTCTCATCTGCTCTCGCAAGTTAAACGTGACATCGCTCGCGTGAAGACTGTGCTTAACCAGCAGGCAGGTAAGTAA
- the rplX gene encoding 50S ribosomal protein L24 → MQKIRRDDEIIVIAGKDKGKRGKVLKVLANNRLVIGGLNLVKRHTKPNPASGVQGGIVEKEAPLDASNVAIFNGETNKADRVGFKVEDGKKIRVFKSTQKAVDA, encoded by the coding sequence ATGCAAAAGATTCGTCGTGACGACGAGATCATCGTGATCGCCGGCAAAGACAAAGGTAAGCGCGGTAAGGTGCTTAAGGTTCTCGCTAATAACCGTCTGGTTATTGGTGGTCTGAACCTGGTTAAGCGTCATACCAAGCCTAACCCGGCGTCGGGCGTACAAGGCGGTATCGTCGAAAAAGAAGCTCCACTGGACGCTTCTAACGTCGCCATTTTCAACGGCGAAACCAACAAGGCTGACCGCGTTGGTTTCAAAGTAGAAGACGGCAAGAAAATTCGTGTCTTCAAGTCGACCCAAAAAGCGGTTGATGCTTGA
- the rplV gene encoding 50S ribosomal protein L22, whose protein sequence is MEVAAKLSGARISAQKARLVADQIRGKKVGEALNLLAFSSKKAAEIMKKVLESAVANAEHNEGADVDDLKVSTVFVNEGRSLKRIMPRAKGRADRIVKRSCHITVKVADK, encoded by the coding sequence ATGGAAGTAGCCGCTAAGTTGTCGGGCGCTCGAATCTCCGCCCAGAAAGCCCGCTTGGTCGCCGACCAGATCCGCGGGAAGAAGGTGGGCGAAGCGCTCAACCTGTTGGCTTTCAGCAGTAAGAAAGCCGCCGAGATCATGAAGAAAGTGCTGGAGTCGGCCGTAGCCAACGCCGAGCATAACGAAGGCGCAGACGTTGATGACCTTAAAGTCAGCACCGTTTTCGTCAACGAAGGGCGTTCGCTGAAGCGAATCATGCCACGTGCCAAAGGCCGTGCTGATCGCATCGTCAAGCGGTCTTGCCATATCACTGTCAAGGTTGCTGACAAGTAA
- the rpsH gene encoding 30S ribosomal protein S8: MSMQDPLADMLTRIRNAQMAEKSVVSMPSSTLKVAVAKVLKDEGYIAGYQISSEIKPLLSIELKYFEGRPVIEEVKRVSRPGLRQYKSVDDLPKVRGGLGVSIVSTNKGVMTDRAARAAGVGGEVLCTVF; encoded by the coding sequence ATGAGTATGCAGGACCCGTTAGCGGACATGCTAACTCGAATCCGTAATGCCCAGATGGCTGAAAAGTCCGTCGTAAGCATGCCATCTTCTACTTTGAAGGTAGCTGTTGCCAAAGTCCTGAAGGACGAAGGTTACATTGCGGGTTATCAGATCAGCAGCGAAATCAAACCACTGCTGTCCATCGAGCTGAAGTACTTCGAAGGCCGTCCGGTCATCGAAGAAGTGAAGCGCGTTAGCCGTCCAGGCCTGCGTCAGTACAAGTCCGTCGATGATCTGCCAAAAGTTCGTGGCGGTCTCGGTGTGTCTATCGTCTCCACCAACAAAGGTGTGATGACGGATCGTGCTGCGCGCGCTGCCGGTGTCGGCGGCGAAGTTCTTTGCACTGTGTTCTAA
- the rplB gene encoding 50S ribosomal protein L2 yields the protein MAIVKCKPTSPGRRFVVKVVNQELHKGAPHAPLLEKKSKTGGRNNNGRITTRHIGGGHKQHYRLVDFRRNDKDGISATVERIEYDPNRTAHIALLLYADGERRYIIAPKGVSAGDQLIAGALAPIKPGNALQLRNIPVGSTVHGIELKPGKGAQIARSAGASAQLIAREGVYVTLRLRSGEMRKVLAECRATLGEVSNSEHSLRSLGKAGAKRWRGVRPTVRGVAMNPVDHPHGGGEGRTSGGRHPVSPWGFPTKGAKTRGNKRTDKMIVRRRK from the coding sequence ATGGCAATCGTTAAATGCAAACCGACTTCCCCTGGCCGCCGTTTTGTGGTCAAGGTGGTCAACCAGGAGCTGCATAAAGGCGCTCCTCACGCACCGCTGCTCGAGAAAAAATCGAAGACTGGTGGTCGTAACAACAATGGTCGTATTACCACTCGTCACATCGGTGGTGGCCATAAGCAGCATTATCGTCTGGTCGATTTCCGTCGCAACGACAAAGATGGCATCTCTGCCACTGTCGAGCGTATTGAATACGATCCAAACCGTACTGCTCACATCGCTCTGCTGCTGTACGCAGATGGCGAGCGTCGCTACATCATCGCCCCTAAAGGCGTGAGTGCTGGCGACCAGCTGATCGCAGGTGCTCTGGCACCGATCAAGCCGGGCAACGCTCTGCAACTGCGTAACATTCCAGTTGGTAGCACCGTACACGGCATCGAATTGAAGCCAGGTAAAGGCGCGCAAATCGCTCGTTCCGCTGGTGCTTCGGCTCAGCTGATCGCTCGTGAAGGTGTCTACGTGACCCTGCGTCTGCGTTCTGGTGAGATGCGTAAAGTGCTGGCTGAATGCCGCGCGACCCTGGGTGAAGTCTCGAACTCCGAGCACAGCCTGCGTTCGCTGGGTAAAGCTGGTGCCAAACGCTGGCGTGGCGTTCGCCCAACCGTTCGTGGTGTTGCCATGAACCCGGTTGACCACCCACATGGTGGTGGTGAAGGTCGTACCTCTGGTGGTCGTCATCCGGTATCGCCATGGGGCTTCCCGACTAAGGGCGCGAAGACTCGTGGTAATAAGCGTACCGACAAAATGATCGTCCGTCGTCGCAAGTAA
- the rpsQ gene encoding 30S ribosomal protein S17, protein MAEAEKTVRTLTGRVVSDKMDKTITVLIERRVKHPIYGKYVKRSTKLHAHDETNQCHIGDKVTIREIRPLAKTKSWALVDVLERAVEV, encoded by the coding sequence ATGGCTGAAGCCGAAAAAACTGTCCGTACGCTGACTGGCCGTGTTGTCAGCGACAAGATGGACAAAACCATCACCGTTCTGATCGAGCGTCGCGTTAAGCACCCGATCTACGGTAAATACGTTAAGCGTTCGACTAAGCTGCACGCGCACGACGAAACCAATCAGTGCCACATCGGCGACAAAGTCACTATTCGTGAAATTCGTCCGCTGGCCAAGACCAAGTCTTGGGCATTGGTTGATGTTCTCGAACGCGCTGTGGAAGTCTAA
- the tuf gene encoding elongation factor Tu encodes MAKEKFVRDLPHVNVGTIGHVDHGKTTLTAALTRVCSEVFGSAAVAFDKIDSAPEEKARGITINTAHVEYNSLIRHYAHVDCPGHADYVKNMITGAAQMDGAILVCSAADGPMPQTREHILLSRQVGVPYIVVFLNKADMVDDAELLELVEMEVRDLLSTYDFPGDDTPIIIGSALMALNGQDDNEMGTTAVRKLVETLDSYIPDPVRVIDKPFLMPIEDVFSISGRGTVVTGRIERGIVKVQDSLEIVGLRDTVVTTCTGVEMFRKLLDEGRAGENCGVLLRGTKRDDVERGQVLVKPGSVKPHTTFEAEVYVLSKEEGGRHTPFFKGYRPQFYFRTTDVTGNCELPEGVEMVMPGDNIKMVVTLIKTIAMEDGLRFAIREGGRTVGAGVVAKIIA; translated from the coding sequence GTGGCTAAAGAAAAATTTGTACGTGACCTCCCGCACGTCAACGTTGGCACCATCGGTCACGTTGACCATGGTAAAACCACGCTGACCGCTGCTCTGACTCGCGTCTGCTCCGAAGTTTTCGGTTCGGCCGCTGTTGCTTTCGACAAGATCGACAGCGCTCCGGAAGAAAAGGCTCGTGGTATCACCATCAACACCGCGCACGTTGAATACAACTCGCTGATCCGTCACTACGCTCACGTTGACTGCCCAGGTCACGCTGACTATGTGAAGAACATGATCACCGGTGCTGCTCAAATGGATGGCGCTATCCTGGTTTGCTCGGCCGCTGATGGTCCGATGCCACAAACCCGTGAGCACATCCTGCTGTCCCGTCAGGTTGGCGTTCCGTACATCGTTGTCTTCCTGAACAAGGCTGACATGGTTGACGACGCTGAACTGCTGGAACTGGTTGAGATGGAAGTGCGCGATCTGTTGAGCACTTACGACTTCCCAGGTGATGACACTCCGATCATCATCGGTTCGGCTCTGATGGCTCTGAACGGCCAAGACGACAACGAAATGGGCACCACTGCCGTTCGTAAACTGGTTGAGACTCTGGACAGCTACATCCCAGATCCAGTTCGTGTTATCGACAAGCCGTTCCTGATGCCTATCGAAGACGTATTCTCGATCTCCGGTCGCGGTACTGTTGTAACTGGTCGTATCGAGCGCGGTATCGTCAAGGTTCAGGATTCGCTGGAAATTGTTGGTCTGCGTGACACCGTTGTCACCACCTGCACTGGCGTTGAAATGTTCCGTAAGCTGCTCGACGAAGGTCGTGCTGGCGAGAACTGCGGCGTGCTGCTGCGCGGCACCAAGCGTGACGACGTTGAGCGTGGCCAGGTTCTGGTCAAGCCAGGTTCGGTTAAGCCGCACACTACCTTCGAAGCTGAAGTGTACGTGTTGAGCAAAGAAGAAGGCGGTCGCCACACTCCGTTCTTCAAAGGCTACCGTCCACAGTTCTACTTCCGGACCACTGACGTGACCGGTAACTGCGAACTGCCGGAAGGCGTTGAAATGGTAATGCCGGGCGACAACATCAAAATGGTTGTCACCCTGATCAAAACCATCGCAATGGAAGACGGTCTGCGTTTCGCTATTCGTGAAGGCGGTCGTACCGTCGGCGCTGGCGTCGTAGCCAAAATCATCGCTTAA
- the rplW gene encoding 50S ribosomal protein L23 yields MNQERVFKVLLGPHVSEKATVLADKKGQFVFKVATDATKLEIKKAVESLFSVKVERVTTLNVLGKSKRTARGLGKRNDWKKAVISLQPGQDLDFSSSAE; encoded by the coding sequence ATGAACCAGGAACGCGTATTTAAAGTTCTGCTTGGCCCGCACGTTTCCGAGAAGGCTACGGTTCTGGCTGACAAGAAAGGCCAGTTCGTTTTCAAGGTTGCAACTGACGCAACCAAGCTGGAAATCAAGAAGGCCGTCGAAAGCCTGTTCAGCGTGAAAGTAGAGCGTGTTACTACCCTGAATGTTCTGGGTAAGAGCAAGCGCACTGCTCGCGGTCTGGGCAAGCGTAATGACTGGAAGAAGGCAGTTATCTCCCTTCAGCCAGGCCAAGATCTCGATTTCAGCAGCAGTGCTGAGTAA
- the rplC gene encoding 50S ribosomal protein L3, with translation MTIGVVGRKCGMTRIFTEEGVSIPVTVIEIEPNRVTQFKTEETDGYRAVQVTVGERRASRVTAAQAGHFAKANVAAGRTVMEFRLEEGEYQAGDLINAEIFAAGQLVDVTGQSKGKGFQGTIKRWNFRGQDNTHGNSVSHRVPGSIGQCQTPGRVFKGKKMSGHMGAERVTVQSLEVVRVDAERNLLLVKGAVPGATGGNLVVRPAAKARG, from the coding sequence ATGACTATTGGTGTAGTCGGTCGTAAATGCGGTATGACCCGTATTTTCACCGAAGAAGGTGTCTCCATTCCGGTCACGGTCATTGAGATCGAACCGAATCGCGTCACCCAGTTCAAAACTGAAGAGACCGATGGCTATCGTGCAGTGCAAGTCACTGTAGGCGAGCGTCGTGCTTCGCGTGTTACAGCTGCTCAAGCTGGCCACTTCGCTAAAGCGAACGTTGCCGCTGGTCGTACCGTAATGGAATTCCGTCTTGAAGAAGGCGAGTACCAGGCCGGCGATCTGATCAACGCTGAAATCTTCGCCGCTGGTCAACTGGTTGATGTAACCGGTCAGTCCAAAGGTAAAGGCTTCCAGGGTACGATCAAGCGTTGGAATTTCCGCGGGCAAGATAATACCCACGGTAACTCCGTGTCCCACCGCGTTCCAGGCTCTATCGGCCAGTGCCAGACTCCTGGTCGTGTATTCAAGGGCAAAAAAATGTCCGGTCATATGGGCGCTGAGCGCGTGACCGTGCAGTCCCTCGAAGTAGTGCGCGTGGACGCTGAACGCAATCTGTTGTTGGTCAAGGGCGCTGTTCCTGGCGCTACTGGCGGCAACTTGGTTGTACGTCCAGCAGCCAAGGCTCGCGGTTAA
- the rplP gene encoding 50S ribosomal protein L16 encodes MLQPKRTKFRKQMTGHNRGLAQRGSKVSFGEFALKSVARGRLTARQIESARRALTRHVKRGGKIWIRVFPDKPISKKPLEVRMGKGKGSVEYWVAQIQPGKVLYEIEGVTEELAREAFALAAAKLPLATAFVKRTVM; translated from the coding sequence ATGTTGCAACCAAAGCGTACGAAGTTCCGCAAGCAGATGACAGGCCACAACCGTGGTCTGGCACAGCGCGGTAGCAAAGTCAGCTTCGGCGAGTTCGCGCTGAAGTCTGTAGCTCGTGGTCGTCTCACCGCTCGTCAGATCGAGTCAGCGCGTCGTGCTCTGACCCGTCACGTTAAACGTGGCGGCAAGATCTGGATCCGTGTATTCCCGGACAAGCCTATTTCCAAAAAGCCACTCGAAGTTCGGATGGGTAAAGGTAAGGGTAGTGTGGAGTACTGGGTTGCCCAGATTCAGCCAGGCAAAGTCCTGTATGAAATCGAGGGTGTTACTGAAGAGCTGGCGCGTGAGGCTTTTGCCCTGGCTGCTGCAAAGCTGCCGCTCGCCACCGCCTTTGTTAAACGGACGGTGATGTGA
- the rpsJ gene encoding 30S ribosomal protein S10 encodes MQNQQIRIRLKAFDHRLIDQSTQEIVETAKRTGAQVRGPIPLPTRKERFTVLVSPHVNKDARDQYEIRTHKRVLDIVQPTDKTVDALMKLDLAAGVEVQISLG; translated from the coding sequence ATGCAAAATCAGCAAATCCGTATCAGGTTGAAGGCTTTTGACCATCGCCTGATCGACCAATCCACCCAGGAAATCGTGGAAACCGCGAAACGTACTGGTGCTCAAGTGCGTGGTCCGATTCCACTGCCTACCCGTAAAGAGCGGTTCACCGTTCTGGTCTCCCCGCACGTCAACAAAGACGCGCGTGACCAGTATGAGATCCGTACTCATAAGCGCGTTCTGGACATCGTCCAGCCAACGGATAAAACCGTTGATGCGCTTATGAAGCTTGATCTTGCGGCCGGTGTGGAAGTGCAGATCAGCCTCGGCTAA
- the rplF gene encoding 50S ribosomal protein L6 has translation MSRVAKNPVKLPAGVEVKFAGQQLSVKGAKGTLELNIHSSVEIVEEAGELRFAARNGDQQTRAMAGTTRALVNNMVQGVSQGFERKLQLVGVGYKAQAKGTVLNLALGFSHPVDYELPEGITAETPSQTDILIKGIDKQLVGQVAAEIRDFRPPEPYKGKGVRYADEVVRRKEAKKK, from the coding sequence ATGTCACGCGTCGCTAAGAACCCCGTTAAGCTGCCAGCCGGTGTCGAAGTCAAATTCGCAGGTCAACAGCTTTCGGTGAAGGGTGCCAAGGGCACTCTCGAACTGAACATCCATTCGTCCGTTGAGATCGTTGAAGAAGCTGGTGAGCTGCGTTTCGCTGCTCGCAATGGCGATCAACAAACTCGCGCAATGGCTGGTACCACTCGTGCGTTGGTAAACAACATGGTCCAAGGCGTAAGCCAAGGCTTCGAGCGCAAGCTCCAGCTGGTCGGTGTTGGTTACAAAGCGCAAGCAAAAGGCACAGTGCTGAACCTGGCTCTTGGCTTCTCGCACCCAGTGGATTATGAACTGCCGGAAGGCATCACCGCTGAGACTCCTAGCCAGACCGATATCCTGATCAAGGGCATCGATAAGCAGCTGGTAGGTCAAGTGGCCGCCGAGATCCGCGACTTCCGTCCACCAGAGCCGTACAAAGGCAAAGGT
- the rpsN gene encoding 30S ribosomal protein S14, protein MAKMSMKNRELKRQLTVAKYAKKRAALKAIIVDLNASPEARWEATVALQKQPRDASASRMRNRCRLTGRPHGVYRKFGLGRNKLREAAMRGDVPGLVKASW, encoded by the coding sequence ATGGCCAAGATGAGCATGAAAAACCGCGAGCTGAAGCGTCAGCTCACGGTTGCCAAGTACGCCAAAAAGCGTGCAGCACTGAAAGCTATCATCGTTGATCTGAACGCAAGTCCAGAAGCACGTTGGGAAGCTACAGTAGCTCTGCAGAAGCAGCCACGTGACGCAAGCGCCTCGCGCATGCGTAACCGCTGCCGCCTGACCGGTCGTCCACACGGCGTTTACCGCAAGTTCGGCCTTGGCCGTAACAAACTGCGTGAAGCTGCAATGCGTGGTGACGTACCTGGTCTGGTTAAAGCCAGCTGGTAA
- the rpsS gene encoding 30S ribosomal protein S19 yields MPRSLKKGPFIDLHLLKKIEVAAEKNDRKPVKTWSRRSMILPQMVGLTIAVHNGRQHVPVLVNEDMVGHKLGEFAGTRTYRGHVADKKAKR; encoded by the coding sequence GTGCCACGTTCTCTGAAAAAAGGTCCTTTTATTGATCTTCACCTACTGAAGAAGATCGAAGTGGCGGCGGAAAAGAACGATCGCAAACCAGTTAAAACCTGGTCGCGCCGTTCCATGATCCTGCCACAAATGGTCGGTTTGACCATTGCAGTGCATAACGGTCGTCAACATGTCCCAGTTCTCGTGAACGAAGACATGGTCGGCCACAAACTGGGCGAGTTTGCCGGTACCCGCACATATCGTGGGCACGTGGCAGACAAGAAAGCCAAGCGTTAA
- the rplN gene encoding 50S ribosomal protein L14, translating into MIQTQSMLDVADNSGARRVMCIKVLGGSHRRYAGIGDIIKVTVKEAIPRGKVKKGQVMTAVVVRTRHGVRRADGSIIRFDGNAAVLLNNKQEPIGTRIFGPVTRELRTEKFMKIVSLAPEVL; encoded by the coding sequence ATGATTCAGACTCAATCCATGCTCGATGTGGCCGATAACAGCGGCGCTCGCCGTGTTATGTGCATCAAGGTGCTGGGTGGCTCCCATCGTCGTTACGCTGGTATCGGTGACATCATCAAAGTTACCGTGAAGGAAGCAATTCCTCGCGGTAAAGTGAAAAAAGGCCAAGTGATGACTGCTGTTGTAGTCCGCACTCGTCACGGCGTACGTCGTGCTGATGGCTCCATTATCCGCTTTGATGGCAACGCTGCTGTTCTTCTGAACAACAAGCAAGAGCCGATCGGCACCCGTATCTTTGGGCCAGTGACCCGTGAACTTCGTACTGAGAAGTTCATGAAGATCGTCTCGCTCGCCCCAGAAGTGCTGTAA